The nucleotide sequence GTGCTGCAATGGGAATACTTGCGGCAACACTAGAACGCGAGGCCATTGCTCCTCATATACATGGCTCTTTTGAAAACTTATTGCTTGCAGTTACATCGCACCCAGCAATGCTGATGTATTTAAATAATGAACGTTCGTTTGGTGCAAATTCTAGATTTGGTAAGAAAAAAGGCGCCGGTTTAAATGAAAACTTGGCGCGAGAAATACTCGAGCTTCATACACTTGGAGTGGATGGGGGATATCAGCAGCAAGACGTTATTGAACTTGCGAAAGGGATTACCGGTTGGAGCATTGGCACTGAGAAAAAAGATGGTGCCAATGGATTTAAGTTCAGACATTTTGGTAAAGAGCCAGGTACTCGAGTGTTACTTGGCAAGGTATATAAGCAAAAAGGCATTAAGCAAGGCATCGCTATGTTGCAAGATTTGGCTAATCACCCAAATACCGCCAATCATGTATGTAGCAAATTAGTTAAACATTTTATTAGTGATAAACCAAATGAAAAGCTTGTTGCTGCTATGGTTGAAACCTGGAAGAAAACAGGTGGTAATTTAAAACAAGTTGCCATTACTATGATAAATAACGATCTAGCGTGGCAGCCAGAGATGGCAAAATATAAAACACCTCGTGAATATTTAATGTCTTCGCTTAGAGCATTAAATTTTAAGAAAGTGGATAGTAAAAAACTAATTTTCACGTTAACTAGTTTAGGGCAACAACCTTTTAAAGCAGGCTCTCCCAAAGGTTATAGCGATGAACAACAAGATTGGGATGGTAGTAACGCTCTAATTTCTAGAATAGATTGGACATCAATGTTAGCGCAACAAGTGCGCAATGCAAATGCTGAAAATATTATGAATAGAACCCTAGCTTTAAATACTGGTGCACATACATATAAAAGCGTGATTCGGGCAGAAAGCCGAACACAAGCATTGATGTTGTTTTTTATGAGCCCAGAATTTTTGCGCCGCTAAGGTAGAGGAAGTAATTATGCAAAGACGTGATTTTGTTAAAATGATGGCTGCCTCACTGGTGGTAATGAATACTCCAGCTATCGCTGCTTTAAACACCAAAACAGGTAAACGTAAAAAGCTGATTTGGGTGGTTCTGCGTGGCGCGATGGATTCATTGCATACCATTATCCCTAAAACAGATAGTGACTATAAAACCTTACGTCCAAAATTATCGAAAAATATATTAACTGATGCGCTGCATTTAAACGACGATTTTGCCTTTCATCCAGAATTAAAACACTTCTATCAACTATATAAGTCTAAGCAATTATCACCAATCATCAGTGTTGGCACAGGTTACCCAAAACGCTCACATTTTGACGGTCAGGACTTTTTAGAAAGTGGTTTAACTACAATGGATCACGATACCGGCTGGTTAGGTCGTGCGTTGAATAATTTTAAAGCGCAGCCCGACTCGAATGCTATTGCGATAGCGAATTCAGTACCGATTAGTTTAAGAGAAACAGATAAAGTGAGTACTTGGTTTCCAACTAAGCTGAAAGATGCAGACGAGAGTATCTATGACGCATTATTGAATTTATATCAAGATGATGAGTTATTGCTATCTCGTTTAGAAGAGGGGATCTCAACTCAAGATATGGTTGGTAAAAAATCATCAGTTAAAAAAGGTTCGTTTATTGAACTTGCGCAATCTTGTGGACGTTTTCTAAAAGGTAATACAGGCACTGATTGTGCCATGCTGGAGGTTGGTGGTTGGGACACTCATAACAATCAACTCTATAGATTAAAAAGGCAATTGCAGCAGCTAGACCAAGGTATTCAGGCATTGCAAAAAGAATTAGGTGATGACTGGGACAATACCGCCGTTGTTATTGCTTCTGAATTTGGCCGAACGGCTAAGGAAAATGGTACGGGTGGCACCGATCATGGTACTGGTGGTGCAATGTTTGTTCTAGGAGGAGCAGTTTCGGGTGGTGAAGTACTTGGGGAATGGCCAGGTTTGGCAGAAGAGCAGTTATTCAAAGGAAGAGACTTGCAACCAACGACTAGCACCTTTTCATGGATTGGTGCAGTTTTACAACAGCATTGGCAGCTATCGAATCAACAAGTAGAAGCGATATTTCCTGGTAATGCACCCTATAAACACACTATGATTAACAGCTAATTGGATTCATTATAAAGCACATTACTTTGGTAATGTGCTTTACATTGTCTTTAGTTAGATTAAACTAATTCTAAATATGATCGGTGCATTCCGATTTATACCTAACCAATTTCGCCATTTTAATTACTATAAGAATTCAACGTTTTGCTTTCATTTTTATCAAAATCTTCTTTGCTATTAACTAGCTTTTTCCTCGTTATCACAAGCGCTAACGCGAATACCAATGTTGCGAATCAATCGGATTCTAACCCACAACAATGCGTTAGCTGTCATACACATCAAGTGTCTAGTTGGGAAAAATCTGATCATGCTAAAGCGATGGCTATTGCAACTAAAGGTACTGTATTAGCGGACTTTAATAACACTACAGCGAAACATTATGGGCAAACTGCGAAATATTATAAAAAGCAAGAACAGTTTTGGGTAGATATCGCATACGATAACAAAGTAGAAAGCTTGCAAATTAAGTACACATTTGGACATTATCCATTACAGCAGTATTTAGTAGAGACAGAGCCTGGACGCATACAAGTATTACCATTTGCGTGGGATAGTAGAAGTAAAGCCGAAGGCGGTCAACGTTGGTATCACAATTACCAGCATGAAGAAATTAAACAAGCAGATCGATTGCACTGGCGACAACCGTTGCAAAACTGGAACGGTATGTGTGCCGATTGCCATTCGGATGGTTTAGTTCGCAACTATGACGCAGAGAAAAACCAATTTGATTCTAGTTACGACAACATAAACGTTGGCTGTGTTTCTTGTCATGGAGACAAAAGTGAACACGCAAAATCAGGTAAGTCTGAAGGCTCTACTCAATATAATGCAAAAGGTGGCTGGCAACGTTTAGTTGGTCAAGACACTGCATCATGGCATGGTGAAAAACGCGATAATAGCTTTATGGAAGGTTGTTTTTCTTGTCATTCTTTACGTGCACCATTAACTGATGGCATTAAACCAGACACTGCGTTTTTAGATCAGTTTACGCCGCAGTTATTAATGTCACCGTTATACCATGTTGATGGTCAGATCAAAGAGGAAGTGTATGTTTACGGTTCTTTTTTACAATCTAAAATGTATGCTGCAGGCGTGAATTGTATCGACTGTCATGACAGCCATACGATGAAAATAAAAGTGCAAGGTAATGGTCTTTGTTTACAATGTCATGCCAGTGAAGTTTTTGATCAACCTAAACATCACAACCATAAAAAGAACAGCGAAGGCAGTCAATGTGTGAACTGTCATATGACTGAGAATCGTTATATGGGAGTTGATGATAGACGTGATCATAGTTTCAAAATACCTCGTCCAGATTTATCCGAAAAATTTGATTCGCCAAATGCTTGTACCACTTGTCATGAAGATAAAAATAACCAATGGGCTCTAGAGTTAGTTAAAAAGTGGTATGTAACACCGCGAAAAGATTCGTTTAATCAACAGAATTTTTGGGCATTAAAGTCTGGACAGCA is from Thalassotalea crassostreae and encodes:
- a CDS encoding DUF1800 domain-containing protein → MSTTTSIEKAAIAANRFGLGARGNELSQAQSDPKTWLINQLQPIKFSADLPSSGELMSGFYDIKQQERMLKKSNENEEKSDEIKAINKMRGKHIKNAYSTAVTDTFVQALNSSNSLSWRLLDFYSNHFSVTTQGAAMGILAATLEREAIAPHIHGSFENLLLAVTSHPAMLMYLNNERSFGANSRFGKKKGAGLNENLAREILELHTLGVDGGYQQQDVIELAKGITGWSIGTEKKDGANGFKFRHFGKEPGTRVLLGKVYKQKGIKQGIAMLQDLANHPNTANHVCSKLVKHFISDKPNEKLVAAMVETWKKTGGNLKQVAITMINNDLAWQPEMAKYKTPREYLMSSLRALNFKKVDSKKLIFTLTSLGQQPFKAGSPKGYSDEQQDWDGSNALISRIDWTSMLAQQVRNANAENIMNRTLALNTGAHTYKSVIRAESRTQALMLFFMSPEFLRR
- a CDS encoding DUF1501 domain-containing protein, which codes for MQRRDFVKMMAASLVVMNTPAIAALNTKTGKRKKLIWVVLRGAMDSLHTIIPKTDSDYKTLRPKLSKNILTDALHLNDDFAFHPELKHFYQLYKSKQLSPIISVGTGYPKRSHFDGQDFLESGLTTMDHDTGWLGRALNNFKAQPDSNAIAIANSVPISLRETDKVSTWFPTKLKDADESIYDALLNLYQDDELLLSRLEEGISTQDMVGKKSSVKKGSFIELAQSCGRFLKGNTGTDCAMLEVGGWDTHNNQLYRLKRQLQQLDQGIQALQKELGDDWDNTAVVIASEFGRTAKENGTGGTDHGTGGAMFVLGGAVSGGEVLGEWPGLAEEQLFKGRDLQPTTSTFSWIGAVLQQHWQLSNQQVEAIFPGNAPYKHTMINS
- a CDS encoding multiheme c-type cytochrome, whose protein sequence is MLSFLSKSSLLLTSFFLVITSANANTNVANQSDSNPQQCVSCHTHQVSSWEKSDHAKAMAIATKGTVLADFNNTTAKHYGQTAKYYKKQEQFWVDIAYDNKVESLQIKYTFGHYPLQQYLVETEPGRIQVLPFAWDSRSKAEGGQRWYHNYQHEEIKQADRLHWRQPLQNWNGMCADCHSDGLVRNYDAEKNQFDSSYDNINVGCVSCHGDKSEHAKSGKSEGSTQYNAKGGWQRLVGQDTASWHGEKRDNSFMEGCFSCHSLRAPLTDGIKPDTAFLDQFTPQLLMSPLYHVDGQIKEEVYVYGSFLQSKMYAAGVNCIDCHDSHTMKIKVQGNGLCLQCHASEVFDQPKHHNHKKNSEGSQCVNCHMTENRYMGVDDRRDHSFKIPRPDLSEKFDSPNACTTCHEDKNNQWALELVKKWYVTPRKDSFNQQNFWALKSGQQLSLQQHLNIVADESLDIASRATALQMLAQSTQQINAADIKVYLEHENELLRLSAATVAQLIVPFERVQALAKLLVDERKAIRVAAARSMLDVYIPEVNKKSFDAAKAEMMVASTQTLWRGEGRLNHAMTAMATGDQVGTEKAFKGAIKVDPYFDVAYSNLAEYYRSVGKDSSVVSVYNKGLKMVPTSATLRYGYGLHLIRQKQIDKAIEQFEKAVELAPTDPQYPYIHALAYDGKGETNKALSLLQGYVDSYAQNQQLVELGLSLAQKAQNRAAFNFFMSKRNQ